From Brucella pseudogrignonensis, a single genomic window includes:
- a CDS encoding L,D-transpeptidase, producing the protein MKFRALQLTAALLLGGALAGCSTVGGTFYTASYSSVTDAGYTIPAIPNEKIPQQYRRQIVKYQTSEAPGTIIVETGEKFLYLVLPDGKAMRYGIGVGREGFGWNGTARVAMKREWPTWTPPAPMIKRQPELAKYRNGMGPGLKNPLGARALYLYNKGGDTGYRIHGTPEWWSIGKAMSSGCVRMMNQDILDLYERAEQGAKVIVR; encoded by the coding sequence ATGAAGTTTCGCGCCTTGCAGCTGACGGCAGCTCTTCTTCTTGGTGGCGCCCTTGCTGGCTGCTCCACAGTTGGCGGCACGTTCTATACAGCGTCCTATTCTTCTGTCACGGATGCCGGTTATACGATCCCCGCAATTCCAAATGAGAAAATTCCGCAGCAATATCGCCGTCAGATCGTCAAGTATCAGACCAGCGAAGCGCCGGGCACAATCATCGTCGAAACCGGCGAAAAGTTCCTCTATCTCGTGCTCCCGGACGGCAAGGCCATGCGCTATGGCATCGGCGTTGGTCGTGAAGGCTTCGGCTGGAATGGTACTGCACGTGTTGCGATGAAGCGTGAATGGCCGACATGGACACCGCCTGCACCGATGATTAAGCGCCAGCCGGAATTGGCGAAATATCGCAACGGTATGGGGCCGGGCCTCAAGAACCCGCTCGGCGCACGCGCACTTTATCTTTACAATAAAGGCGGCGACACTGGCTATCGCATTCACGGAACACCAGAGTGGTGGTCGATTGGGAAGGCTATGTCGTCGGGCTGCGTTCGCATGATGAATCAGGATATTCTTGATCTTTACGAGCGCGCCGAGCAGGGCGCCAAGGTTATCGTCCGATAA